The genomic region GAAGATGACACAGAATTGCAGAGGTTTTGTGCTGAAATTGGGGTTAAGAGACAGGTTTTCAAAGTATGGATGCACAATAACAAGACATCTTCCAAGAAAACTCCCcaagaattacaaatttagggtttcaaaattccaaatttatatattgggACAGCACTAGCTGGGAAGAATTTAACATTAATTGTCTGAATATGCATGCTCCGATCCTTGTACGTTGGTACCAATTAAGTACAACTTTGTATTCAAATTCCTCGAATAATAAGTTGATGTTTTCCATAGatattttgtttcattaaCGTTCTTTGATTTCATGTACGTACCATGATCCAATATTTCTATTGATGTCATAAATTCTAGAGGCGATTAATGCGCTCACAGGTGCTGCGCTGTGTTCAATCCATGGCCTACTTTGATGAAGCTATCAgtactatattatatatatatattgttatatatcaacaataaattaataataacaactgagatgaatatttaaatattatataagacTCGAATTCATGATTTAACGACGTTCAGTAAACACTTGCTTGATTGGatccaaaaaatttcaataccAAAATCAATTCCAAATAATTCCCCATCTATATATACTTCaagaagaataataaattatgaaataaatagaattactCGTTATCTAATATTTATACTACTAATTAAGTGAGAGGAATTAATAGAAACGATCACTGGTAGGCAAAATATgtttagataaaaatacattcaactatatttatttttccaccactctttaaagttaatttaccatcaattaaatttttattcatgcatatttaagaataatttatttttattaaatatgattcattttgtattctattttatttagttaaataaatatagtaaaaatttaaatttactaGTTAAATTAAGGTAGACGGAAAGTTGCAACTGAGGCAACCCGACTTGAAAATATTGCGAAAAACTTAAAGTTATGCGACTTATTTGCTAccctaaaaagataaaagattgAAACATCAGGATgcaaaaaaatacagaatcaAAGATTAACTTGCTTCCAAAAAATTGACCAGTGGGAACAAGAAccccaaattgaaaaaagcaCGTGCAAgacacatatttttttctcacaaTATTTGTAAACTCGGGTAATTGAAGGACCAGaatagcaaaaaattaaaaaagttatatgaCTTATTTGCTGctctaaaaagataaaagataaaacaaaaaaattcaaaaaatacatattgaaaattgtatattttcatttttcacctAAAAcccaatataaaaaagaagttGACGGCTAAAATTGGAGTACttaaaaataggaaaagataatttctattttagtaCAAGAACATTAATTAGAAGACTGTACTacttttgtctaataaatacaaCTCAGTTTCtgaatttgaacttttttgtctttgtcAGCGGAGTTGAAATACTAGAATGTATGCTTTGGCCCCAGCTGAAGTTGTCATTTGGATCGTTTTATTGTCTTTTACggattattataaataatattttatttcttaagtaGTTTCTGTgtatctaatttatttattttttcaatatttttatctctcgTACAAACGGTGAAAATTTGGGTTGAGGAAGAAAGCAAGATATGGAGGGGATGTAGCTCAGATGGTAGAGCGCTCGCTTAGCATGCGAGAGGTACGGGGATCGATACCCCGCATCTCCATCTTTCATGATAAATGACTCCAATTTATTTAGTTACTTTTGGTTTTGAGTAATAACCATCCTCAACAACAAATTAAGGCATGCATGAAATTCAAAGACACAAGGGGACAAACATAGGACTATTATACACTTTGACACAACATGTTACAAGATGTGATGACCACATGATATATGCATCTTATTGATTCTGCACTTAAgcttctagagagagaaacattCATTGCTACCAGTACAGTTTTAATGTTTCTTGGAATAAGACTGGTAGAGTAAGAAACAGAAGATGAACTTCTTCTTCAGGCAAGACCACATATACTATTACATTGTATATGGTAATGAAGTATTTAACTCTAGCAATTAGTTGATCACTGTAGCTTGAGATTCTTGAGGAGCCTGTTGCACATAAAGCAGTTGATGCATTATGTAAGTATATATGCAACCACACAACTGTTTAAATGAATGATTCTGATTGTCAGCAGTTAGTACTACAGTACCTCTGCTCATTGCCATATCCTCTGCCGTTGGCCATGGCCTTGTAATTAGGTATAGGCACCTGATCAGTTTCGATCTTCATAATGTCCTTCTCTAGCGCCTCATAATGCCTCCTGACTTCCTCGGCTGTCTTCCCACTGACCGCTCTGGCTATGTTATGCCACCGGTCTGGTGTATCCTTGTCGTACATGGCCAAAGCGTCCTCGAACTGCTTGTTTTGCTTCGGTGTCCACGAGGAGGACGAGCCACGTGATGAAGACATGGAGCTTGATGCCATCCCTTGTAATAAGTCagatatatactaattaatattgcCCGAGTCAAAGgagaaatattattagttatgAGTGTGTTGGTTATAACATGATTTTGCAACACAAAGTCTTTATATACTGAAGAAAAGGTGATTGCAGCAAAGCAAGTTGACGAATATTATTCATCTTTTGAGGGTGGGGGCATGGAAAAGAATATGTGATTCTTGTGCTTAAAAGGGTCACAAACAACTAGGAAGACtgtaagaagaagaagagacgACATTAAAGGTTTCGATGAACTGTTGAAAAGTCCATTTCTTGTCGTTCTTACAAGATATCATGGTCATGAAGCAAGTGGATTAGATAGAGAATTCTAACCAGCTGGTGGGATTAGATCCCCCCAATCCCAAGTCCCTACTAGTTAAGATAGATGCGCCAACATCACCAAATCATAccctcaaaaataaataaatacatgacATAGATATTCTTtggtaataattaaaaactttaatttgACTTACTAtatcatatactttttattgcATCTGATTGACAATACGAAGTTGCACGTTCGACAAGTTGCAATTTTGTTTACTGCTCTATATTCTCCCTGAATTAATAAGGTAGATAAAAATCTTATCTTCAATTCATTCCTTTGATTTACTACTGTTATTAAGTACCATATACTTTTCATTTGTTAGTGCAAATTTTACTAGAAAGTTGTAAAACAATGGACTGAAAAGATCGAAACATATTAACCCGTTTCCGTTTATCTTtgctttgttttcttgaagtttATCCATGAGTTTTTtggttgtatatatatatatagcatatatatgatgatcAGTCAGAGTTTTGGAAATGGTGATTTTATCCTGTTCTGAGCAAGGTTCCAAAGGGGTGTTGATATCTCTGTTGTTGGCTCTGCCCATGtaattgtgtgtctttgtccGTAAATTAGCAAAGGAGATGCATATGTATCGACCGTTATCTTCTTCATTCTTTTAGGATATCTCTTGTGTCGGTTTTGTACAGCATAAGCAGATCATAACAGCAGCTGTTGTTACTTGAGGGTgatcgatatatatatatatgatatgctGCTATACTAACAAGAACacagtttgattttatattatcattttcgCATTTGCATCTCAGTTTTCTATTCAGCCCTTTACTTTTTAACATTTCATGGTACTGGAGAATGGGATTTGTAGTTTTAAGTGTGGATGACTTTGGTCTTTCGTATATAAATCAGGAATAATTGCACTGTTCTCTCctcaaatttgatgtaatatacatatacccTAACTAATTTACATATGAAATGATTAGCCACTTGCTTGGAATCAACTaatcagtatatatatatatcactatGTCGCACAGTCTTTCCATTGAAGTAGAATTGATTCCTAAAATCGTACT from Sesamum indicum cultivar Zhongzhi No. 13 linkage group LG3, S_indicum_v1.0, whole genome shotgun sequence harbors:
- the LOC105159249 gene encoding protein RADIALIS-like 3; translated protein: MASSSMSSSRGSSSSWTPKQNKQFEDALAMYDKDTPDRWHNIARAVSGKTAEEVRRHYEALEKDIMKIETDQVPIPNYKAMANGRGYGNEQRLLKNLKLQ